From Peromyscus maniculatus bairdii isolate BWxNUB_F1_BW_parent chromosome 8, HU_Pman_BW_mat_3.1, whole genome shotgun sequence, a single genomic window includes:
- the Mrps34 gene encoding small ribosomal subunit protein mS34, which yields MARKKVRPRLIAELARRVRALREQRNQPRDSQLYALDYETLTRPHSGRRLPVRAWADVRRESRLLQLLARLPLFGLGRLVTRKSWLWQHDEPCYWRLTRVRPDYTAQNLDHGRAWGILTFKGKSEDKAREIEQVMYHDWRLVPKHEEEAFTAFTAKPEDGLNPVPYPPLLRAMILAERQKNGDTSVQEPLLNLERTRVHPWDYPAKQETKGKAKGTPV from the exons ATGGCGCGCAAGAAAGTGAGACCCCGGCTAATCGCCGAGCTGGCCCGCCGCGTGCGCGCCTTGCGCGAGCAGCGGAACCAGCCGCGAGACTCGCAGCTCTACGCCCTAGACTACGAGACTCTGACCCGGCCGCATTCGGGTCGCCGGCTGCCGGTGCGCGCCTGGGCCGACGTGCGCCGTGAGAGCCGCCTCCTACAGCTGCTCGCCCGCCTCCCGTTGTTCGGCCTGGGCCGTCTGGTCACCCGCAAGTCCTGGCTGTGGCAGCACGACGAGCCGTGCTACTGGCGCCTCACGCGTGTGAGGCCCGACTACACGGCGCAG AACTTGGACCACGGGAGGGCCTGGGGCATCCTGACCTTCAAAG ggaagagtgaGGATAAGGCTCGGGAAATCGAGCAAGTCATGTACCACGACTGGCGGTTGGTACCCAAGCACGAAGAGGAGGCCTTCACTGCATTCACTGCGAAACCAGAGGACGGATTGAACCCTGTCCCCTACCCACCTCTGCTGCGGGCCATGATCCTCGCTGAACGACAGAAAAACGGGGATACCAGCGTCCAGGAGCCGCTCCTGAACCTGGAGAGGACTCGGGTGCATCCCTGGGACTACCCTGCAAAACAGGAGACCAAAGGGAAGGCCAAGGGCACCCCAGTCTAA